The Myxococcus virescens genome has a segment encoding these proteins:
- a CDS encoding serine/threonine-protein kinase, whose product MSCPDENALSGFANGALDPEGMTTVRQHVSGCSECRSVLAALGGLENPPPLVDTGLLVSGARVGRYVVLGLLGEGGMGRVHAAYDPELDRKVALKLLNLARLGEDSLAQARQRLEREARTMARLSHPHVAQLHDVGEFQGQLFLVMELVEGGTLRRWLAETPRTRREILARFTQAADGLAATHALGIIHRDFKPDNVLLTRDGQVRITDFGLANAAVGLGPPREDLAIDSGDAPLTVTGTFLGTPAYGAPEQLRGERGDARSDQFAFCVALYEALNGQRPFAGATREELLASMQRQEVRPEQRGVPSWLKAVVRRGLSVDPSRRFESMQVLRARLARQVGAWKRSAATAVLAGGLVGLGFLVLGPSAAAPSEVCQGSERHLEGIWDAPVRESTRQAFLRTGDPAAEASFQAVASTLEQWTQDWTRAHQSACEATRVFGEQSEAALGLRMTCLDQRLGELSRLTAALQGADARTVERGFGLGASLGGVGGCADVRTLQEAVSPPEDPTARAEVEAVRAELARANAKRLAGHTPEGLRIALAARERALATHHRPLEAEAHHLCSRLQEDAGAIEDARESLVQGALAAEAGRHLGVLARVLHFQAWLHGYGMGRPQEAWPFLHRARALAETLRDAELDTLLDQVQAELLEQEGRFSEAESLLRALLETASARGQSYTHAELNGRLGLLAQQQGRLLEAKRWQEEALRVREKHFGPAHRDTGRALSNLGGTLALLGELSSAEAVLKRALGILRQTLGSENLSVARTLSNLTLVYVEWGHAAQAREAAEESWAVALKSVAADSPVLIGVKSNRLGVLGEQGERLPELEYARGLLAHRERAYGATHPEVALDAHEVGRLLRLLGRPGEARGFHARGVSLQRPLADKGELDGTSLRYLSDALLFLGQVDEARLHIEQALVVMERDLGPSSSERMEALLLLGDVHLARGQPAEALAPLRTALADLTARQVVSARVPRLRRRLARALRLTGAVEEACGEARRAWEELSVWRKAYVQETADARTELGHCRG is encoded by the coding sequence CACGCCGCCTATGACCCGGAGCTGGACCGGAAGGTGGCGCTGAAGCTGCTGAACCTCGCGAGGCTCGGGGAGGACTCGCTGGCCCAGGCGCGTCAGCGATTGGAGCGCGAGGCCCGCACGATGGCCCGCCTGTCGCATCCCCATGTCGCCCAGTTGCATGACGTGGGCGAGTTCCAGGGACAGCTCTTCCTGGTGATGGAACTCGTCGAGGGCGGCACGCTCCGGCGGTGGCTGGCGGAGACGCCGCGCACGCGCCGGGAAATCCTGGCGCGCTTCACCCAGGCGGCGGATGGGCTCGCGGCCACGCACGCGCTGGGCATCATCCACCGCGACTTCAAGCCCGACAACGTCCTGCTGACGCGCGACGGCCAGGTGCGCATCACCGACTTTGGCCTGGCCAACGCCGCGGTGGGACTGGGGCCGCCTCGGGAGGATTTGGCCATCGACTCCGGCGACGCGCCACTCACCGTCACCGGCACGTTCCTGGGGACGCCCGCCTATGGCGCGCCGGAGCAGCTTCGCGGAGAGCGGGGGGATGCCCGTTCGGACCAGTTCGCCTTCTGCGTCGCGCTCTACGAGGCGCTCAACGGGCAGCGGCCCTTCGCGGGTGCCACGCGCGAGGAGCTCCTGGCGTCCATGCAGCGCCAGGAGGTGCGTCCGGAGCAGCGGGGCGTGCCCTCGTGGCTCAAGGCCGTGGTGCGGCGGGGCCTCTCCGTGGACCCGTCGCGGCGCTTCGAGTCCATGCAGGTGCTGCGAGCCCGCCTCGCGCGGCAGGTGGGGGCCTGGAAGCGCAGCGCGGCCACGGCGGTGCTCGCGGGAGGACTGGTGGGCCTGGGGTTCCTCGTGCTGGGGCCTTCCGCGGCGGCGCCGAGCGAAGTCTGCCAGGGCAGTGAACGGCACCTCGAGGGCATCTGGGACGCGCCCGTGCGTGAGTCCACGCGTCAGGCCTTCCTGAGGACGGGAGACCCCGCGGCCGAGGCCTCGTTCCAGGCCGTGGCCTCCACGCTGGAGCAGTGGACGCAGGACTGGACGCGCGCGCATCAGTCCGCGTGCGAGGCGACGCGTGTCTTCGGCGAGCAGTCGGAAGCGGCGCTGGGGCTGCGGATGACGTGCCTGGACCAGCGGTTGGGAGAGCTGTCGCGGCTGACGGCGGCGCTCCAGGGGGCGGACGCGCGGACGGTGGAGCGGGGCTTCGGGCTGGGGGCCTCGCTCGGAGGCGTGGGCGGGTGCGCGGACGTGCGCACGTTGCAGGAGGCCGTGTCTCCGCCGGAGGACCCGACGGCGCGCGCGGAGGTGGAGGCGGTGCGCGCGGAGCTCGCGCGGGCGAACGCGAAGCGGCTCGCGGGGCATACCCCCGAGGGCCTGCGAATCGCGCTTGCCGCCCGGGAGCGCGCGCTCGCCACCCATCATCGGCCGCTGGAAGCCGAGGCACATCATCTCTGCTCGCGATTGCAGGAGGACGCGGGGGCCATCGAGGACGCGCGCGAGTCCCTGGTCCAGGGCGCTCTGGCGGCCGAGGCAGGGCGGCATCTGGGCGTGCTCGCGCGGGTGCTGCACTTCCAGGCCTGGCTGCATGGGTACGGAATGGGACGGCCCCAGGAGGCGTGGCCCTTCCTCCATCGCGCCCGGGCCCTGGCGGAGACGCTGCGAGACGCCGAGCTGGACACCCTGCTGGACCAGGTGCAGGCGGAGCTCCTGGAGCAGGAGGGCCGCTTCTCGGAGGCCGAGTCGCTGCTCCGTGCCTTGTTGGAAACCGCCAGCGCCCGGGGCCAGTCGTACACGCACGCGGAGCTGAACGGCCGGTTGGGATTGCTGGCCCAGCAACAGGGACGGTTGCTGGAGGCGAAGCGTTGGCAGGAGGAGGCGCTGCGCGTCCGTGAGAAGCACTTCGGGCCGGCGCACCGGGACACGGGACGGGCCCTGTCGAACCTGGGGGGCACGTTGGCCCTCCTGGGGGAGCTGTCGAGCGCCGAGGCCGTCCTCAAGCGGGCGCTGGGCATCCTTCGCCAGACGCTGGGTTCGGAGAACCTGTCGGTGGCCCGGACCTTGTCCAACCTGACCCTCGTCTACGTCGAGTGGGGGCATGCGGCCCAGGCGCGGGAGGCCGCGGAGGAGAGCTGGGCCGTGGCGCTCAAGAGCGTGGCCGCCGACAGCCCGGTGTTGATAGGGGTGAAGTCGAATCGGCTGGGGGTGCTGGGCGAGCAGGGCGAGCGCTTGCCGGAGCTGGAGTATGCCCGAGGCCTCCTGGCGCATCGGGAGCGTGCCTATGGCGCCACCCATCCGGAGGTGGCGCTGGATGCGCACGAGGTGGGCCGGCTGCTGCGTCTGCTGGGGCGTCCGGGCGAGGCCCGTGGCTTCCACGCTCGCGGTGTCTCGCTCCAGCGGCCCCTGGCCGACAAGGGGGAGCTGGATGGCACGTCGCTGCGCTACCTGTCGGATGCGCTGCTCTTCCTGGGGCAGGTGGACGAGGCACGCCTTCACATCGAGCAGGCGCTCGTGGTCATGGAGAGAGATTTGGGGCCGTCGTCGTCCGAGCGCATGGAGGCGCTGCTGCTCCTAGGGGACGTCCATCTCGCGCGAGGTCAGCCCGCCGAGGCCCTGGCGCCGCTGCGGACCGCGCTGGCGGACCTCACGGCCCGGCAGGTGGTCTCCGCCCGCGTTCCCAGGCTGCGCCGCCGGCTCGCGCGGGCGCTTCGGTTGACGGGCGCGGTGGAAGAGGCCTGCGGAGAGGCCCGCCGCGCCTGGGAGGAGCTGTCCGTGTGGCGCAAGGCCTATGTCCAGGAGACGGCGGACGCGCGGACCGAGCTGGGGCACTGTCGCGGATGA
- a CDS encoding siderophore ABC transporter substrate-binding protein yields MRRFHRPLVAALFASGLATAAPSAAFELKHETGTLSVPATPSRLAVYDLGVLDTLNALGIRAVAVPKATFPATLSAYNSNGVPQAGSLFEPDTKALAELKPDLIVVGGRSRKQAEALSALAPTVNLSVRADHFVEDVTGQTLALGKAFGKQKEADTLVKNFEKERAALKKLTGGKSAVMLFTLNGNVMVHAPGDRFGYLHELTGFNAVVPKAEGSNDGPRPPAGSPEAKARQEAAAALLKKAVAANPEWLVVLDRGAATGGGENKALETLARHPELSQTRAFKQGRVIVVDAPSWYIVGGGIANVTRIIQDTTRGLKK; encoded by the coding sequence ATGCGCCGTTTCCATCGCCCGCTCGTCGCGGCACTGTTCGCCTCCGGTCTGGCTACCGCTGCTCCCTCCGCTGCTTTCGAGCTGAAGCATGAGACTGGCACGCTGAGCGTGCCCGCCACGCCGTCTCGCCTCGCCGTCTATGACCTCGGCGTGCTCGACACGCTGAACGCGCTCGGCATCCGTGCCGTGGCCGTGCCGAAGGCCACCTTCCCGGCCACGCTGTCCGCCTACAACAGCAATGGCGTGCCCCAGGCCGGCAGCCTGTTCGAGCCCGATACCAAGGCCCTCGCGGAGCTGAAGCCGGACCTCATCGTGGTGGGTGGGCGCTCGCGGAAGCAGGCCGAGGCCCTGAGCGCGCTCGCGCCCACCGTGAACCTGTCCGTTCGCGCCGACCACTTCGTGGAGGACGTGACGGGCCAGACGCTGGCGCTGGGCAAGGCCTTCGGCAAGCAGAAGGAAGCCGACACGCTGGTGAAGAACTTCGAGAAGGAGCGGGCGGCGCTGAAGAAGCTGACGGGCGGCAAGTCCGCCGTGATGCTCTTCACCCTGAATGGCAACGTCATGGTGCACGCGCCCGGCGACCGCTTCGGTTATCTCCACGAGCTGACGGGATTCAACGCCGTGGTCCCGAAGGCGGAGGGCAGCAACGACGGCCCGCGCCCGCCGGCAGGGTCGCCTGAAGCGAAGGCCCGTCAGGAAGCCGCGGCTGCCCTGCTGAAGAAGGCCGTGGCCGCCAACCCGGAGTGGCTGGTGGTGCTGGACCGCGGCGCCGCGACCGGCGGGGGTGAGAACAAGGCCCTGGAGACGCTGGCCAGGCACCCGGAGCTCAGCCAGACCCGCGCCTTCAAGCAGGGCCGGGTCATCGTGGTGGACGCCCCGAGTTGGTACATCGTCGGTGGCGGTATCGCGAACGTCACCCGAATCATCCAGGACACGACCCGCGGCCTGAAGAAGTAG
- a CDS encoding ABC transporter permease: protein MSARTTLRAFPTLLRVGFAEAVAYRAEMLIWVLSTTMPLVNMVLWMAVSREAPVGRFGEADFISYFLATFAVRQLATSWAAWLINWEVKQGTLAMRLLRPISPLWAYAVESIAAFPMRLMVAVPVMLLSVALVGQKAVPQHAWQWGFVVLSVIGGWAVAFLANVAIGALCFFLESSQKVLEVWLVLFFVCSGYMYPVELLPPTLRTIIDWLPFRYQIGVPVEMLTGVYGWEESLRLLAAQWAWVAVLGALAAVTWKQGVRRFAAFGG, encoded by the coding sequence ATGAGCGCCCGGACCACACTGCGCGCCTTTCCCACGCTGCTGCGGGTGGGGTTCGCGGAGGCGGTGGCCTACCGCGCGGAGATGCTCATCTGGGTGCTGTCCACCACCATGCCGCTGGTCAACATGGTGCTGTGGATGGCGGTGTCGCGCGAGGCGCCCGTGGGCCGCTTCGGCGAGGCGGACTTCATCAGCTACTTCCTGGCCACCTTCGCGGTGCGGCAGCTGGCCACGTCGTGGGCGGCGTGGCTCATCAACTGGGAGGTGAAGCAGGGGACGCTGGCCATGCGCCTGCTGCGCCCCATCTCCCCCCTGTGGGCCTACGCGGTGGAGAGCATCGCCGCCTTCCCCATGCGATTGATGGTCGCGGTGCCGGTGATGCTGCTGAGCGTGGCGCTGGTGGGGCAGAAGGCGGTGCCCCAGCACGCGTGGCAGTGGGGCTTCGTCGTGCTGTCGGTGATTGGCGGCTGGGCCGTGGCCTTCCTGGCCAACGTGGCCATTGGCGCGCTGTGCTTCTTCCTGGAGAGCAGCCAGAAGGTGCTGGAGGTGTGGCTGGTGCTCTTCTTCGTGTGCTCCGGCTACATGTACCCGGTGGAGCTGCTGCCGCCCACGCTGCGCACCATCATCGACTGGTTGCCCTTCCGCTATCAGATTGGCGTCCCGGTGGAGATGCTGACGGGGGTCTATGGCTGGGAGGAGTCCCTGCGGCTCCTGGCGGCCCAGTGGGCCTGGGTGGCGGTGCTGGGGGCGTTGGCGGCGGTGACGTGGAAGCAGGGCGTGCGGCGCTTCGCGGCGTTCGGGGGCTGA
- a CDS encoding ABC transporter ATP-binding protein has product MISVRGLRKHYKVHKRPPGLKAALRSLVHRSYTTVKAVDGISFDIRPGERVGFLGPNGAGKTTTLKVLSGLLYPSDGEVTVDGHVPQKREEAFLKKIMLVMGQKQQLLWDLPPAETFELNRAIYDVPQAQYKKTMSDLIELLEIGDLIGKPTRQLSLGERMKCELAAALIHQPRVLFLDEPTIGLDVAMQATMRTFIKEYNEKYGATLILTSHYMDDVAALCPRVIVIDKGLLSYDGGLDALVQRVRPEKRVVLRLSEEVDAERLSPLGRVVTHEPGTAVLQVQQEAVNATITRALSTLPVMDLTVENAPLEEVMSELFAESKARRTAVSEPVPA; this is encoded by the coding sequence ATGATTTCCGTTCGCGGCCTTCGCAAGCACTACAAAGTCCATAAGCGCCCGCCGGGCTTGAAGGCTGCCCTCCGCTCACTCGTCCACCGTAGCTACACCACGGTGAAGGCCGTGGACGGGATTTCCTTCGACATCCGCCCCGGGGAGCGGGTGGGCTTCCTGGGCCCCAATGGCGCCGGGAAGACGACGACGCTCAAGGTCCTCTCCGGCCTGCTCTATCCCTCCGACGGCGAGGTGACGGTGGACGGCCATGTCCCGCAGAAGCGGGAGGAGGCCTTCCTCAAGAAAATCATGCTCGTCATGGGGCAGAAACAGCAGCTCCTGTGGGACCTGCCTCCGGCGGAGACGTTCGAACTCAACCGCGCCATCTACGACGTGCCCCAGGCCCAGTACAAGAAGACGATGTCGGACCTGATTGAGCTCCTGGAAATCGGGGACCTCATCGGCAAGCCCACCCGTCAGCTGTCGCTGGGGGAGCGGATGAAGTGCGAGCTGGCCGCGGCGCTCATCCACCAGCCCCGGGTGCTCTTCCTGGACGAGCCGACCATCGGCCTGGACGTGGCCATGCAGGCCACCATGCGGACGTTCATCAAGGAGTACAACGAGAAGTACGGCGCCACGCTCATCCTCACCAGCCACTACATGGACGACGTGGCGGCGCTGTGCCCCCGTGTCATCGTCATCGACAAGGGCCTCCTGTCATACGACGGCGGCCTGGACGCGCTGGTGCAGCGGGTGCGGCCGGAGAAGCGCGTGGTGCTGCGCCTGTCGGAGGAAGTGGACGCCGAGCGCCTGTCGCCGCTGGGCCGGGTGGTGACGCACGAGCCCGGCACCGCGGTGCTCCAGGTCCAGCAGGAGGCGGTCAACGCCACCATCACCCGCGCGCTGTCCACGTTGCCGGTGATGGACCTCACGGTGGAGAACGCGCCGCTGGAAGAGGTGATGAGCGAGCTGTTCGCGGAGTCGAAGGCGCGCCGGACGGCGGTGTCGGAACCGGTGCCCGCATGA
- the pip gene encoding prolyl aminopeptidase: protein MSVSHRPLRSLYPPLEPYRTGRLRVSGGHEVYFEESGNPEGKPVLFVHGGPGGGTDPRQRRFFDPAAYRIILFDQRGCGRSTPHASLEENTTWNLVADMERLREFLDISRWQLFGGSWGSTLSLAYAQTHPERVSELVLRGIFLLRKQEIDWFYQRGASALFPDAWEYYLEPIPLEERGDLLAAYHRRLMGSDVKAQQEAARAWSVWEGRTSCLYPNAELVARNSGDAFALAFARIECHYFVNRGFLRSDTQLLDDVHRIRNIPAVIVQGRYDVVCPPESAWALHKAWPEAEFVMVSDAGHSANEPGNTSALVDATDRFRGR, encoded by the coding sequence GTGTCCGTGTCCCACCGTCCGCTGCGTTCGCTGTACCCGCCCCTGGAGCCCTACCGCACCGGACGCCTGCGCGTCTCCGGTGGGCATGAGGTGTACTTCGAGGAGAGCGGCAATCCAGAGGGCAAGCCGGTGCTCTTCGTCCACGGGGGGCCCGGCGGAGGAACGGACCCGCGACAGCGCCGCTTCTTCGACCCGGCCGCGTACCGCATCATCCTGTTCGACCAGCGCGGCTGCGGACGCAGCACCCCGCACGCGAGCCTGGAGGAGAACACCACCTGGAACCTGGTGGCCGACATGGAGCGGCTGCGCGAGTTCCTGGACATCTCCCGGTGGCAGCTCTTCGGCGGCTCATGGGGCAGCACCCTGTCCCTGGCCTATGCCCAGACACATCCCGAGCGCGTCTCGGAGCTGGTGCTGCGCGGCATCTTCCTGCTCCGCAAGCAGGAGATTGACTGGTTCTATCAGCGAGGCGCCAGCGCCCTCTTCCCGGACGCGTGGGAGTACTACCTGGAGCCCATTCCGCTCGAGGAGCGTGGGGACCTGCTGGCGGCCTACCACCGCCGGCTGATGGGCTCCGACGTGAAGGCGCAGCAGGAGGCCGCGCGCGCGTGGAGCGTGTGGGAAGGACGCACCAGTTGCCTGTACCCCAACGCGGAGCTGGTGGCGCGCAACAGCGGGGACGCCTTCGCGCTCGCCTTCGCCCGCATCGAATGCCACTACTTCGTCAACCGGGGCTTCCTGCGCAGCGACACCCAGTTGCTCGACGACGTGCACCGCATCCGCAACATCCCCGCCGTCATCGTCCAGGGGCGCTATGACGTGGTGTGCCCCCCAGAGAGCGCCTGGGCCCTGCACAAGGCGTGGCCGGAGGCGGAGTTCGTCATGGTGTCCGACGCGGGGCACTCCGCGAACGAGCCGGGCAACACCTCCGCGCTGGTGGATGCCACGGACCGCTTCCGCGGGCGCTAG
- a CDS encoding small ribosomal subunit Rsm22 family protein — MSNAYSKDLERWMPRLIAVWRASRGRGGGAGPETRLTPQEVKEVAAGVRQLSLGLTRERQLAGARYMDDPKLLGAYLLFYWPVSYAQARQVLGELPNRPRQVLDLGSGPGPVAFAALDAGGGQVTAADRSKAALTLARNLAAEAGEALSTRDWDPTKKGATLPDGQFDLITMGHVVNELYGTGDAATAPRAALLETILAKVKRGGSLLVMEPALRETSRGLLHVRDAMVAKGYAVRAPCMYRGPCPALVKETDWCHAERAWPMPRVVEELARAASLHKESLKMSYLVLAPKDEAWPELTPGRLFRIVSEPLEGKGRHRYIGCGPEGRVGLAMQERHRNERNERFLKLNRGDVISVTETEPKGDGLALDERTEVRVVAPAGKGVPPPPPKEDAPSSPGTGPRPGAPS, encoded by the coding sequence ATGAGCAACGCATACAGCAAGGACCTGGAGCGATGGATGCCGCGGCTCATCGCCGTCTGGCGCGCGTCACGCGGCCGGGGCGGTGGCGCCGGGCCGGAGACGCGCCTGACGCCCCAGGAGGTGAAGGAGGTGGCCGCGGGTGTCCGCCAGCTCTCCCTGGGCCTCACGCGGGAGCGGCAGCTCGCCGGCGCGCGGTACATGGACGACCCGAAGCTCCTGGGCGCCTATCTCCTCTTCTACTGGCCGGTGTCCTATGCGCAGGCCCGGCAGGTGCTCGGCGAGCTGCCGAACCGCCCCCGGCAGGTGCTGGACCTGGGCAGCGGTCCGGGCCCGGTGGCCTTCGCCGCCCTGGACGCGGGCGGGGGCCAGGTCACCGCCGCCGACCGCAGCAAGGCCGCCCTCACCCTGGCGCGAAACCTGGCCGCCGAGGCCGGTGAGGCCCTGTCCACCCGCGACTGGGACCCGACGAAGAAGGGCGCCACGCTGCCCGACGGCCAGTTCGACCTGATTACGATGGGCCACGTCGTCAACGAGCTGTACGGCACGGGGGACGCGGCCACGGCCCCCCGCGCCGCGCTGCTGGAGACGATTCTGGCGAAGGTGAAGCGCGGCGGCAGCCTGCTGGTGATGGAGCCCGCGCTGCGCGAGACGAGCCGCGGCCTGCTGCACGTGCGCGACGCCATGGTGGCCAAGGGCTACGCCGTCCGCGCGCCCTGCATGTACCGCGGCCCCTGCCCCGCCCTGGTGAAGGAGACGGACTGGTGCCACGCCGAGCGCGCCTGGCCCATGCCTCGCGTGGTGGAGGAGCTGGCGCGCGCGGCGAGCCTGCACAAGGAATCGCTGAAGATGAGCTACCTGGTGCTGGCCCCCAAGGACGAGGCGTGGCCGGAGCTGACGCCCGGGCGGCTGTTCCGCATCGTCTCCGAGCCCCTGGAGGGCAAGGGCCGGCACCGCTACATCGGCTGTGGCCCCGAGGGCCGCGTGGGCCTGGCGATGCAGGAGCGCCACCGCAACGAGCGCAACGAGCGCTTCCTCAAGCTGAACCGGGGCGACGTCATCTCCGTGACGGAGACGGAGCCCAAGGGTGACGGGCTCGCGCTCGACGAGCGCACCGAGGTGCGGGTGGTGGCTCCCGCGGGCAAGGGCGTGCCGCCCCCGCCTCCGAAGGAGGACGCGCCTTCGAGCCCGGGAACCGGCCCGCGCCCGGGCGCGCCCTCCTGA
- a CDS encoding ABC transporter permease, whose translation MKVKRYLRLLGIQLKASGLLSLQYRADFFTEGLTSLFWTFTALAPLFVVYGERPNIEGWSFGEALLVVGWFTLLQGILEGAINPSLTGVVEHIRKGTLDFVLLKPADAQFLVSTQRFQPWRAFNVLTGIGLFVYAFLHLGRWPSVTGLLASVLLLGTSTLLLYSLWILTVSAAFFVVRVDNLTYLFTSIFDFARWPSSVFQGVGRGVLTMVFTYVIPLALMTTFPAQAMLGRLPPQSLVGAVVGAGLFAWGSRQVWLRSIRRYTSASS comes from the coding sequence GTGAAGGTGAAGCGCTATCTGCGGCTGCTGGGCATTCAACTCAAGGCGTCGGGGCTGCTCTCCTTGCAGTACCGCGCGGACTTCTTCACGGAGGGGCTGACGTCCCTCTTCTGGACCTTCACGGCGCTGGCGCCGCTGTTCGTCGTCTACGGTGAGCGGCCCAACATCGAGGGCTGGAGTTTCGGCGAGGCGCTGCTCGTGGTGGGCTGGTTCACGCTGCTCCAGGGCATCCTGGAGGGCGCCATCAACCCCAGCCTCACGGGGGTGGTGGAGCACATCCGCAAGGGCACGTTGGACTTCGTGCTGCTCAAGCCGGCGGACGCGCAGTTCCTGGTGTCCACGCAGCGCTTCCAGCCGTGGCGGGCCTTCAACGTGCTGACGGGAATCGGGCTGTTCGTCTACGCCTTCCTGCACCTGGGGCGGTGGCCGTCGGTGACGGGGCTGCTGGCCTCCGTGCTGCTGCTGGGGACGAGCACGCTCTTGCTCTACTCGCTGTGGATTCTGACGGTGAGCGCGGCGTTCTTCGTCGTGCGGGTGGACAACCTGACGTACCTGTTCACCTCCATCTTCGACTTCGCGCGCTGGCCGTCCTCCGTGTTCCAGGGCGTGGGGCGCGGCGTGCTGACGATGGTGTTCACGTACGTCATCCCGCTGGCGCTGATGACGACCTTCCCGGCGCAGGCCATGCTGGGACGGCTGCCGCCCCAGTCGCTCGTGGGCGCGGTGGTGGGCGCGGGGCTCTTCGCCTGGGGCTCACGTCAGGTGTGGCTGCGCTCCATCCGACGGTACACGTCGGCGAGCAGCTGA
- a CDS encoding YhfC family intramembrane metalloprotease: MDAVDTRLVASYAVAIAFDVLMPVGMVLWARRRLGVAWKVVGWGAAAFALSQLLTRLPMVQVAQYFMRDALKTSSVLLGVWIVVLSLTAGLFEETARLWAFRKPLKDFRRWRDAVGFGVGHGGLESALLVGGLAALGLVNVIALSRLDPSTLPLKPEQVAQVVEAKATIAALDWWMPLLGAYERLGSMVVHIALSVVVLQRFIRGEVKWYWLAVGAHAVFNALTVVVGKLANAAWGQQAGAFAGEAMVTVAALVGLWVILYFRRVDAERDTAAIQALT; this comes from the coding sequence GTGGATGCTGTGGATACGAGGCTGGTCGCCAGCTACGCGGTGGCCATCGCCTTCGACGTGCTGATGCCGGTGGGCATGGTGCTGTGGGCGCGCCGGCGGCTGGGCGTGGCCTGGAAGGTGGTGGGCTGGGGCGCGGCGGCGTTCGCGCTGTCGCAGTTGCTCACCCGGCTGCCCATGGTGCAGGTGGCGCAGTACTTCATGCGCGACGCGCTGAAGACGTCCTCGGTGCTGCTGGGCGTCTGGATTGTCGTGCTGTCCCTCACCGCGGGCCTCTTCGAGGAGACGGCGCGGCTGTGGGCCTTCCGCAAGCCGCTGAAGGACTTCCGCCGCTGGCGCGACGCGGTGGGCTTCGGCGTGGGCCACGGCGGCCTGGAGTCGGCGCTGCTGGTGGGCGGGCTGGCGGCGCTGGGGCTCGTCAACGTCATCGCCCTGTCCAGGTTGGACCCCTCCACCTTGCCGCTGAAGCCGGAGCAGGTGGCGCAGGTGGTGGAAGCCAAGGCGACCATCGCCGCGCTGGACTGGTGGATGCCGCTGCTGGGGGCCTACGAGCGGCTGGGCTCCATGGTGGTGCACATCGCGCTGTCGGTGGTGGTGCTCCAGCGCTTCATCCGTGGCGAGGTGAAGTGGTACTGGCTCGCGGTGGGCGCCCACGCCGTCTTCAACGCGCTGACGGTGGTGGTGGGGAAGCTGGCCAACGCGGCGTGGGGACAGCAGGCAGGGGCGTTCGCGGGCGAAGCCATGGTGACGGTGGCCGCGCTGGTGGGCCTGTGGGTCATCCTCTATTTCCGCCGCGTGGACGCGGAGCGCGACACGGCGGCGATTCAGGCGCTGACGTGA